One window from the genome of [Mycobacterium] stephanolepidis encodes:
- a CDS encoding SDR family NAD(P)-dependent oxidoreductase has translation MNSFANKIVVITGAGAGMGRSLAFQLASLGAKLAICDVNAEGLAETARLCQARGVEIEARVVNVAEWEEVLQFANQLRERFGLVHYVFNNAGIGYFNTVEKSELKDFERIMDVDFWGVVHGTKAFLALLEASGDGHLVNTSSIFGLFAVPSHSAYNAAKFAVRGFTEALRQELLIANKPITVTCVHPGFIRTDIGKNSTGVDGALPGDLIALFDRIAITSADSAARKILKAARSGSAKALIGPDAIVLDALVRLLGHRYQRPLAKLVAKFAPAGSFT, from the coding sequence ATGAATTCGTTTGCGAATAAGATAGTCGTGATCACCGGCGCTGGCGCGGGAATGGGCCGTAGCCTCGCTTTTCAACTAGCAAGTTTGGGTGCAAAGCTAGCAATTTGTGATGTCAATGCCGAGGGACTCGCCGAAACTGCTCGACTGTGCCAAGCGCGTGGCGTGGAGATCGAAGCACGGGTAGTCAACGTTGCCGAGTGGGAAGAGGTCTTACAATTCGCAAATCAGTTACGGGAGCGCTTCGGTCTTGTCCACTACGTCTTCAATAACGCCGGAATCGGCTACTTCAATACCGTTGAGAAGTCTGAATTGAAGGATTTCGAGCGCATCATGGATGTCGATTTTTGGGGCGTCGTCCACGGGACGAAGGCATTCTTAGCGCTGCTGGAGGCTTCGGGCGATGGGCATCTTGTCAACACCTCCAGTATATTTGGCCTATTTGCGGTGCCATCGCACAGCGCATACAATGCTGCGAAGTTCGCCGTTCGTGGCTTTACCGAAGCTCTCCGGCAAGAACTTTTGATTGCAAACAAGCCAATCACTGTTACATGTGTACATCCGGGGTTCATTCGAACAGATATAGGCAAGAATAGTACTGGTGTTGACGGAGCGTTGCCTGGTGACCTCATCGCCCTATTCGACAGAATTGCGATTACCAGTGCAGACTCTGCTGCCCGGAAGATTCTCAAAGCTGCACGCAGCGGATCAGCCAAGGCGTTGATCGGCCCGGACGCCATCGTGCTCGACGCGTTGGTGCGATTGCTTGGGCATCGATATCAGCGACCGCTGGCAAAATTAGTTGCCAAGTTCGCGCCTGCCGGTTCATTCACTTGA
- a CDS encoding TetR/AcrR family transcriptional regulator → MTSSPSTLSRAERKKLEMRQEILDAAFACFSEQGYHATGVADIAGRIGIGHGTFYRYFKSKRDIIEHVIDDVTEQIFQAIGAENAAGLADDIEQYRQQSVRIGAALADLFRDNPQLPLLLLEAGSVDNELRERVFGMLSTSDQLTEAYLRHGVEKGYLRADLDTEYTARAVTGMILATGLHASRGGEVQDSERFSAAVIALMYGGIGS, encoded by the coding sequence ATGACGTCCAGCCCGTCCACACTCAGTCGCGCCGAGCGCAAGAAGCTGGAGATGCGGCAAGAGATCCTGGACGCCGCGTTCGCGTGCTTCTCCGAGCAGGGCTACCACGCGACAGGCGTCGCGGACATCGCCGGACGGATCGGGATCGGCCATGGGACCTTCTACCGGTACTTCAAGAGCAAGCGGGACATCATCGAGCATGTCATCGATGACGTCACCGAACAGATCTTTCAGGCGATCGGCGCGGAGAACGCCGCGGGGCTGGCCGACGATATCGAGCAGTACCGCCAACAATCGGTGCGCATCGGCGCCGCGCTCGCGGACCTGTTCCGGGACAACCCCCAGTTGCCGCTACTTCTGCTGGAAGCGGGTTCGGTCGACAACGAGCTACGCGAGCGCGTCTTCGGAATGCTCTCCACAAGTGATCAACTGACCGAGGCTTACCTGCGCCACGGGGTCGAAAAAGGTTACCTGCGTGCCGATCTCGATACGGAGTACACCGCCCGAGCGGTGACCGGGATGATCCTGGCCACCGGCTTGCACGCCTCACGGGGCGGCGAGGTGCAGGACAGCGAGCGATTCTCGGCCGCCGTCATCGCCCTCATGTACGGCGGAATCGGCTCCTAA
- a CDS encoding DUF1003 domain-containing protein, with protein MSDASARQRLDTPRTSRRLSLGLDVEAVGRVSENIARFLGTGRYLAMQTVFVIVWIILNLFAVGLQWDPYPFILLNLAFSTQAAYAAPLILLAQNRQENRDRVSLEEDRRRAEQTKADTEYLARELAALRLAVGEVATRDYLRRELEELHEAIEGLRVKETQ; from the coding sequence GTGAGCGATGCATCGGCGCGGCAGCGGCTCGATACTCCGCGGACCTCCCGCCGTCTGTCGCTCGGCCTCGATGTCGAGGCCGTCGGTCGGGTCAGCGAGAACATCGCCCGGTTCCTGGGCACGGGACGTTATCTCGCCATGCAGACGGTGTTCGTCATCGTATGGATCATCTTGAACCTCTTCGCGGTGGGCTTGCAGTGGGATCCGTACCCCTTCATCCTGCTCAACCTCGCCTTCTCCACCCAAGCCGCCTACGCCGCGCCCCTGATCCTGCTGGCGCAGAACCGCCAGGAAAACCGCGACCGAGTATCGCTGGAAGAGGACCGCAGGCGCGCCGAACAAACCAAGGCCGATACCGAATATCTGGCTCGGGAGCTGGCGGCACTGCGGCTCGCGGTGGGTGAGGTCGCCACCCGCGACTATCTGCGCCGTGAGCTTGAAGAACTGCACGAGGCCATCGAGGGGCTTCGTGTAAAAGAGACCCAGTAA
- a CDS encoding SDR family oxidoreductase — protein sequence MSRYPKIELPGAVVVITGGARGIGAATARLFAEKGADVWIGDVDDVVAKETADAIPRAQSGALDVTKPESWAAFLDRVRAESGPVDILINNAGVMPLGGFVEENERTTDLILDVNVRGPLNGARAALPEMVARGRGHIVNVASMAGKLAVPGMVTYNASKFGAVGLSVALRKEYADSGVSISSVLPSAVRTELASGAPLGKGMPTVDPEDVAAAIVRSVDTRRAQISVPGWLAFGWGLVDLFVPEPLERLGRRLIDDRRALTSLDLNARGAYIERIERQSKEHQK from the coding sequence GTGAGTCGTTATCCGAAGATTGAGCTGCCAGGTGCGGTGGTCGTCATCACCGGTGGAGCCAGGGGAATCGGTGCTGCCACCGCGCGCCTTTTCGCCGAGAAGGGGGCCGATGTCTGGATCGGTGATGTCGACGACGTGGTCGCCAAAGAGACCGCAGACGCGATCCCGCGTGCACAGTCCGGTGCCCTCGATGTCACCAAGCCCGAGTCCTGGGCCGCATTTCTTGATCGGGTGCGTGCCGAGTCGGGCCCCGTCGACATCCTGATCAACAACGCGGGCGTGATGCCGCTGGGCGGATTTGTCGAGGAGAACGAACGCACCACCGATCTGATTCTTGATGTGAACGTGCGCGGTCCGCTCAACGGTGCGCGGGCCGCGTTGCCTGAGATGGTGGCGCGCGGGCGTGGGCACATCGTCAACGTGGCATCCATGGCCGGCAAGCTGGCCGTCCCCGGCATGGTCACCTACAACGCGTCCAAGTTCGGTGCGGTGGGGCTTTCCGTGGCGCTACGCAAGGAGTACGCAGACAGCGGCGTCAGCATCAGCTCCGTACTGCCCAGCGCGGTTCGGACCGAGTTGGCCTCGGGCGCACCACTGGGCAAGGGCATGCCGACCGTCGACCCCGAGGATGTCGCGGCCGCGATCGTGCGCAGTGTCGACACTCGTCGCGCGCAGATCTCGGTGCCGGGCTGGCTTGCATTCGGATGGGGGTTGGTGGATCTGTTTGTGCCCGAACCGCTTGAGCGACTTGGCCGCCGGCTCATCGACGATCGTCGCGCACTGACCTCACTGGATCTGAACGCTCGCGGCGCGTACATCGAACGCATCGAGCGGCAGAGCAAGGAGCACCAGAAGTGA
- a CDS encoding response regulator gives MTDTEVGVLLVDDQELVRTGLRRILRRKDGFSIVGECADGSEVAEAVTRARPDVVIMDLRMKQMSGIEAIRLLHASEGPPALALTTFDDDELLSGALRAGAAGFILKDSPAEELVRAVHAVARGEAYLDPSVTSRVLSAYRRAPAASSGAAEDKLTVRELDVLALIASGANNSEIAEQLVISEVTVKSHIGRIFVKLDLRDRAAAIVYAYDHGIVTPK, from the coding sequence ATGACTGATACCGAGGTGGGCGTGCTGCTGGTCGATGATCAGGAGCTGGTGCGCACGGGACTGCGTCGGATTCTGCGTCGTAAGGACGGATTCTCGATTGTGGGGGAGTGCGCCGACGGCAGCGAGGTAGCGGAGGCGGTCACGCGGGCGCGGCCTGATGTGGTGATCATGGATCTGCGTATGAAGCAGATGAGCGGTATCGAGGCGATTCGATTGCTGCACGCCTCCGAGGGGCCGCCGGCATTGGCACTCACTACATTTGATGACGACGAGTTGCTCTCTGGGGCGCTGCGTGCCGGGGCTGCCGGGTTCATCCTCAAAGATTCTCCGGCTGAAGAGCTGGTCCGCGCTGTACACGCGGTCGCCCGTGGTGAGGCATATCTGGATCCGTCGGTAACCTCGCGGGTACTCAGTGCCTATCGACGCGCGCCCGCCGCCAGTAGCGGCGCCGCCGAGGACAAGCTCACCGTACGGGAACTGGATGTGTTGGCGCTCATCGCATCCGGCGCGAACAATTCCGAAATCGCCGAGCAGCTGGTGATATCCGAGGTGACGGTCAAGAGCCACATCGGCCGAATTTTCGTCAAACTCGATCTGCGAGATCGGGCCGCGGCCATCGTGTACGCCTACGACCACGGCATCGTGACGCCCAAATAG
- a CDS encoding DivIVA domain-containing protein gives MTATTTNESTRNFTRTRNGYDPIEVNEYISRLTIMHQSGLNDVETLKSRLEDATKQIGSLKDEVSNLSDTSPSAHAMTDRMAKMLRIAVDEVSEMQNEARTESAALVASAKSDAEAMRTKHKEMLADMAARQSALETEYTEVMARAREEANQIVAQAVSESERLRAAEAKRREKAETELDEELTKLRTETQSAVDEQRRGTQAECEKRLADAKEEADRRLRLADEQIERRLDQARRSVEEVGQQRISILEQLMSVHGKLESIPSILESAYRDRDNSKSIIMVPSKRVLDQKVIEG, from the coding sequence GTGACCGCGACCACCACCAACGAGTCCACTCGGAACTTCACCCGCACCCGCAACGGGTACGACCCCATTGAGGTCAACGAGTACATCAGCCGGCTGACGATCATGCACCAGTCCGGGCTGAACGATGTCGAGACGCTCAAGAGCCGACTTGAGGACGCCACCAAGCAGATCGGCTCACTCAAGGATGAGGTGTCTAACCTCAGCGACACCTCCCCCTCGGCGCACGCGATGACCGACCGGATGGCCAAGATGCTGCGCATCGCGGTCGACGAAGTCTCCGAGATGCAGAACGAGGCGCGCACCGAGTCGGCAGCCCTGGTCGCCTCGGCCAAGTCCGACGCGGAGGCCATGCGCACCAAGCACAAAGAAATGCTCGCCGATATGGCGGCCCGGCAGAGCGCGCTGGAGACCGAATACACCGAGGTAATGGCTCGAGCCCGCGAGGAAGCCAATCAGATTGTCGCCCAGGCCGTCAGCGAGTCCGAGCGGCTGCGTGCCGCCGAGGCCAAGCGGCGCGAAAAGGCGGAAACCGAACTGGACGAAGAGCTGACCAAACTGCGTACGGAGACCCAGTCGGCCGTCGACGAGCAGCGACGCGGCACCCAGGCCGAGTGCGAGAAGCGCCTAGCCGACGCCAAGGAAGAAGCTGACCGCCGACTGCGTCTGGCCGACGAGCAGATCGAGCGCCGCCTGGACCAGGCCCGCCGCTCGGTGGAAGAGGTTGGCCAGCAGCGCATTTCAATTCTGGAGCAGCTGATGAGCGTGCACGGCAAGCTCGAGAGCATCCCGTCCATCCTGGAGTCGGCCTACCGTGATCGTGACAACTCCAAGTCGATCATCATGGTGCCGTCCAAGCGAGTGCTCGACCAGAAGGTCATAGAAGGCTAG
- a CDS encoding alpha/beta hydrolase, with protein MALLYLHGGGYVTGSPRTHRALAGRLAQRLRADTYVPEYRLAPEHPYPAAAADAVAAYQALVEIGWPPERIIIAGDSAGAALSMAVAIAARDCGIPMPAAVGLICPAVDLTDRGCHTLRAKSRDSILTKSMIQRFVDAYAPGERSCEPAASPLRASLAGLPPIVIDAAQYDLLVDEARLLSVRAREAGLSVDYREHPRLWHDFHLLAGVLPQANSALDRFADTLSHYCREVPPR; from the coding sequence ATGGCATTGCTATATCTGCATGGGGGTGGTTACGTCACTGGTTCGCCCCGGACTCATCGCGCGCTGGCGGGCCGCCTTGCGCAAAGACTGCGGGCCGACACTTACGTGCCGGAATACAGACTTGCACCAGAGCATCCGTATCCTGCCGCCGCCGCGGATGCCGTCGCAGCGTATCAAGCATTGGTCGAGATCGGATGGCCCCCTGAGCGGATCATCATCGCAGGCGATTCCGCTGGCGCGGCCCTCAGTATGGCTGTGGCAATCGCTGCGCGAGACTGCGGGATCCCCATGCCCGCCGCAGTCGGATTAATATGTCCAGCAGTCGATCTCACCGATAGAGGGTGTCACACACTTCGAGCTAAATCTCGTGACTCCATATTGACAAAGAGTATGATTCAACGTTTTGTCGATGCCTACGCCCCTGGTGAACGCTCCTGCGAGCCCGCCGCCAGTCCCCTGCGAGCAAGTCTCGCGGGGTTGCCACCGATCGTCATTGACGCAGCGCAGTATGACCTGCTCGTTGACGAAGCGCGTCTACTTTCAGTGCGTGCGCGGGAGGCCGGACTCAGCGTGGACTATCGCGAGCATCCCCGATTATGGCATGACTTTCATTTGCTGGCCGGGGTCCTGCCGCAAGCCAACTCGGCGCTCGACAGATTCGCCGACACTCTGAGCCACTATTGCCGAGAAGTGCCTCCCCGATAA
- a CDS encoding flavin-containing monooxygenase: MSERRSPRIVVVGAGMAGIAVGHKLKEAGFDDFTILEKGDDVGGVWYWNRYPGLTCDVPSQAYQYPFAPRTDWPRLFATGGEIQAYHRTVAEDLGVMSHIRCGQEVTAAEFTGTGWRVTTAAGELLECDFLIAATGVLHHPNIPDIPGLDSFRGKVVHTARWDDSVQLDGKRVAAIGTGSTGVQVVSAMQPIVEQVTSFIRTPQWVLWAPMAMRQPKFVSKLLEALPTERIVRFSALTGTDALVNIVTRPSWGRRLVQQYARACLHLIRDKELRQKLTPDYEPLCKRQVLSGSFHRAVQKPNVEIVTDRIDRVTPTGIVTVDGAERDFDVIVLATGFQAHNYMRPMNLVGKDGYSIDEAWEKGPKAYRMTAIPGFPNFFTVLGPNSPTGSIWLQHTAERTAEYIISWLHRFARGEITTVEVSREATEEFNVQAREAMKPTVWATGCNSWYLTEDGSVDLWPFDRKTMERMLASPEESHYIVQ, from the coding sequence GTGAGCGAACGGCGCAGTCCCAGAATCGTTGTCGTCGGCGCCGGTATGGCCGGAATCGCGGTGGGGCACAAGCTCAAAGAAGCTGGTTTCGACGATTTCACCATTCTGGAGAAGGGTGATGACGTCGGCGGTGTTTGGTACTGGAACCGCTACCCGGGGCTGACCTGCGATGTGCCCTCCCAGGCCTATCAGTACCCCTTTGCGCCACGCACGGACTGGCCACGTCTCTTCGCCACCGGTGGAGAAATTCAGGCCTATCACCGCACGGTCGCCGAGGATCTGGGTGTCATGTCTCATATCCGGTGCGGGCAGGAGGTCACCGCCGCAGAGTTCACCGGTACGGGTTGGCGGGTTACCACCGCGGCGGGGGAGCTACTGGAGTGCGATTTTCTGATCGCCGCCACCGGCGTGCTGCACCACCCGAACATTCCCGACATCCCCGGGCTCGACAGCTTCCGCGGCAAGGTGGTGCACACCGCGCGTTGGGACGACTCGGTGCAGCTGGACGGAAAGCGTGTCGCGGCGATTGGAACGGGATCTACTGGGGTGCAGGTGGTTTCGGCGATGCAGCCCATCGTCGAGCAGGTGACCTCATTCATCCGGACTCCGCAATGGGTGCTGTGGGCGCCGATGGCGATGCGGCAGCCGAAGTTCGTTTCCAAGCTGCTGGAGGCGCTGCCCACCGAACGCATCGTGCGATTCAGTGCGTTGACGGGCACCGACGCGTTGGTGAACATCGTGACTCGGCCCAGCTGGGGTCGGCGGCTGGTGCAGCAGTACGCGCGGGCGTGCCTGCATCTGATCCGCGACAAGGAGTTGCGTCAGAAACTCACCCCGGATTACGAGCCGCTGTGTAAGCGGCAGGTCTTGTCCGGGTCGTTCCATCGGGCCGTCCAGAAGCCGAATGTCGAGATCGTCACCGACCGCATCGACAGGGTCACGCCCACCGGAATCGTGACGGTCGACGGTGCCGAGCGCGATTTCGACGTGATAGTGCTGGCCACCGGATTTCAGGCGCACAACTACATGCGGCCGATGAATCTAGTTGGTAAAGACGGATATTCGATTGATGAGGCATGGGAGAAGGGTCCCAAGGCCTACCGGATGACCGCCATCCCCGGCTTCCCGAACTTCTTCACCGTGCTCGGTCCCAACTCGCCGACCGGATCGATCTGGCTTCAGCACACGGCTGAGCGCACCGCCGAATACATCATCAGCTGGTTGCATCGTTTCGCCCGTGGCGAGATCACCACGGTCGAAGTGAGTCGCGAGGCCACCGAGGAGTTCAACGTCCAAGCCCGCGAGGCGATGAAACCCACGGTGTGGGCGACCGGGTGCAACTCCTGGTACCTCACCGAAGACGGATCGGTGGACCTGTGGCCCTTCGATCGAAAGACCATGGAGCGCATGCTCGCCTCACCCGAGGAGAGTCACTACATCGTGCAGTGA
- a CDS encoding L,D-transpeptidase, with amino-acid sequence MTQGRPRLLIGARRRWVTALALPVVAMAVLAGCTDAASKEPPKVIDKATPYADLLVPKLAMSVKDGAVGVPVDAPVTVTAGEGVLGTVTMVNSDGKEIAGEVGPDGVTWSTTEPLGYDKQYTINADARGLGGVARANASFRTHSPDNMTMPYVMPGDGEVVGIGQTVAIRFDESIPNRAAAEKAIKITTNPPVEGAFYWLNNREVRWRPEAFWEPGTSVDVKVNTYGVDLGNGVFGQDNVTSRFSIGDAIISRVDDNNKVVNVERNGEIIKTMPTSMGKDKAPTNNGTYIIGERFKDLIMDSSTYGVAVNSPDGYRTKVQYATQMSYSGIYVHAAPWSVGAQGRTNTSHGCLNVSTANAKWFYENTKRGDIVIVSNTVGPVLPVTDGLGDWNIPWSQWKAGNARN; translated from the coding sequence ATGACCCAGGGTCGTCCACGCCTGTTGATTGGCGCGCGTCGGCGGTGGGTCACCGCACTCGCACTCCCCGTTGTGGCCATGGCTGTGCTGGCCGGATGCACGGACGCCGCCTCCAAAGAACCGCCGAAAGTCATTGACAAGGCAACGCCTTACGCGGATCTGCTGGTCCCCAAGCTGGCGATGTCGGTCAAGGATGGAGCGGTCGGCGTCCCGGTCGATGCGCCCGTGACCGTGACTGCGGGCGAAGGCGTGCTCGGGACCGTCACCATGGTCAACTCCGATGGCAAAGAGATTGCCGGTGAAGTCGGCCCCGATGGTGTGACGTGGTCGACCACCGAGCCCCTCGGCTATGACAAGCAGTACACCATCAACGCCGATGCCAGAGGTCTCGGCGGAGTGGCGCGTGCCAACGCGTCGTTCCGCACTCATTCGCCGGACAACATGACGATGCCGTATGTCATGCCTGGCGATGGTGAGGTGGTCGGTATCGGTCAGACGGTCGCCATCCGGTTCGACGAGAGCATCCCGAATCGGGCTGCGGCGGAGAAGGCCATCAAGATCACCACCAACCCGCCTGTCGAGGGTGCTTTCTACTGGTTGAACAACCGCGAAGTGCGTTGGCGCCCAGAGGCGTTTTGGGAGCCTGGAACATCGGTCGACGTGAAGGTCAACACCTATGGGGTGGACCTGGGCAACGGCGTCTTCGGGCAGGACAACGTGACGTCCCGCTTCTCCATCGGCGACGCGATCATCAGCCGCGTGGATGACAACAACAAGGTCGTCAACGTCGAGCGCAACGGCGAGATCATCAAGACCATGCCGACCTCGATGGGTAAGGACAAGGCACCCACCAACAACGGCACGTACATCATCGGCGAGCGATTCAAGGATCTGATCATGGATTCCTCGACCTACGGCGTCGCGGTCAACTCGCCCGACGGCTACCGCACCAAGGTGCAGTACGCCACCCAGATGTCCTACAGCGGGATCTACGTTCACGCCGCACCGTGGTCCGTCGGTGCGCAGGGGCGCACCAACACCAGCCACGGCTGCCTGAATGTCAGCACCGCGAACGCAAAGTGGTTCTACGAGAACACCAAGCGCGGCGACATTGTGATCGTTTCCAACACCGTCGGTCCCGTTCTTCCTGTCACCGACGGGCTTGGCGACTGGAACATCCCGTGGTCGCAGTGGAAGGCCGGAAACGCCCGGAATTAG
- a CDS encoding magnesium transporter MgtE N-terminal domain-containing protein → MAAVSKVFAARLSGLVVLGPDGESIGRVRDVVIAIGVARKQPRVIGLVVEMLTRRRIFVPMLRVTAIEPGSVTLNTGNVSLRRFEQRPSEALVLGQVLDTTVRTDDPELEQFHGVDLTVVDLGLEQTRTRDWVVTRVAVRSPRRLGRRTGVQVTGWNHIHGLTPSTLNLPGQGVAQLMLQFEGMRPVEVADAIRELPPKRRDEVLAAFDDERLADILQELPEDDQAEVLTKLEDERAADVLEAMDPDDAADLLGELPPAEAESLLALMDPEDSEPVRRLLTHSPNTAGGMMTPEPVILSPNTTVAEALARVRDPDLTPALSSLIFVVRPPTATPTGRYLGCVHLQRLLREPPYAMVGGILDTDLPYLDAEAPLAEVTRYFAAYNLVCGPVIDRENHLLGAVTVDDVLDHLMPDGWRADEPESVTGGTRS, encoded by the coding sequence ATGGCCGCAGTGAGCAAGGTGTTCGCAGCCAGGCTCTCAGGCCTGGTGGTTCTCGGCCCGGACGGCGAGTCGATCGGACGGGTGCGCGATGTCGTGATCGCGATCGGCGTTGCCCGAAAACAGCCGCGGGTCATCGGCCTGGTCGTTGAAATGCTCACGCGCCGAAGGATCTTCGTGCCCATGCTGCGGGTCACCGCCATCGAGCCTGGATCGGTGACGCTGAACACCGGAAACGTCTCACTGCGCCGTTTCGAACAACGCCCCAGTGAGGCGCTGGTGCTCGGGCAGGTCCTGGACACCACGGTGCGCACCGATGACCCCGAGCTCGAACAGTTCCATGGAGTCGACCTCACCGTGGTTGATCTGGGCCTCGAGCAGACCCGCACCCGCGACTGGGTGGTCACCCGGGTGGCCGTGCGCAGCCCGCGACGACTGGGGCGACGTACCGGAGTGCAGGTCACCGGATGGAACCACATCCACGGACTGACTCCGTCGACACTCAACCTGCCCGGACAGGGCGTTGCCCAGCTGATGCTCCAGTTCGAGGGCATGCGGCCCGTCGAGGTGGCAGATGCGATCCGAGAACTACCACCCAAGCGGCGCGACGAGGTACTGGCCGCGTTCGACGACGAACGCCTGGCCGACATCCTGCAGGAGCTTCCCGAGGACGATCAGGCCGAGGTACTCACCAAGCTGGAAGATGAACGAGCTGCCGACGTGCTGGAGGCCATGGACCCCGACGACGCCGCCGACCTATTGGGCGAACTGCCGCCCGCAGAGGCCGAATCGCTTCTGGCGCTGATGGATCCGGAGGATTCCGAGCCGGTCCGTCGACTGCTGACCCACTCCCCCAACACCGCCGGCGGCATGATGACCCCCGAACCGGTGATCCTGAGCCCGAACACCACGGTGGCAGAAGCCCTTGCCCGCGTGCGTGATCCGGATCTGACACCGGCGCTGTCCTCGCTGATCTTCGTGGTCAGGCCACCCACGGCGACACCCACCGGCCGCTATCTCGGATGCGTGCACCTGCAGCGGCTGCTGCGTGAGCCCCCCTATGCGATGGTCGGAGGCATTCTCGATACCGACCTGCCCTATCTGGATGCCGAGGCGCCGTTGGCCGAGGTAACCCGCTACTTCGCCGCGTACAACCTGGTGTGCGGTCCCGTGATCGACAGGGAGAACCACTTGCTCGGCGCCGTTACGGTCGACGACGTACTGGATCACTTGATGCCCGACGGCTGGCGCGCCGACGAACCTGAGAGCGTGACGGGAGGTACCCGTTCGTGA
- a CDS encoding aldo/keto reductase, producing MTLNSGTTIPQLGYGVWQVPDDEAGSAVSTALQVGYRSIDTAKIYDNEVGTGAAIAESGVPRGEIFLTTKLWNSDQGYDRALRAFDASLERLGTDYVDLYLIHWPVPELDEYVASFKGLQRIQADGRAKAIGVSNFTVENLQRLIDETGEVPALNQIELHPRFTQPELRAFHAEYGILTEAWSPLGQGTILDDPTIGAIAEGHGVSAAQVILRWHLQLGNVVIPKSVTPARIAANFDVFGFELSTDEVERITGLDAADGRIGPDPSTFNLR from the coding sequence GTGACGCTCAATTCCGGTACCACGATTCCCCAGCTGGGCTATGGCGTCTGGCAGGTACCCGACGATGAGGCGGGCTCAGCGGTGTCGACAGCCCTGCAGGTCGGATACCGCAGCATCGACACCGCCAAGATCTACGACAACGAAGTGGGCACCGGTGCGGCCATCGCAGAGTCCGGCGTTCCGCGCGGCGAGATCTTCCTGACCACGAAGCTGTGGAACTCCGATCAGGGCTACGACAGGGCACTGCGTGCGTTTGACGCCTCCCTGGAGCGGCTGGGGACCGATTACGTGGATCTGTATCTGATCCACTGGCCGGTGCCCGAACTCGACGAATACGTGGCGAGCTTCAAGGGTCTGCAACGAATCCAGGCCGACGGCCGCGCCAAGGCGATCGGGGTCAGCAATTTCACCGTCGAGAATCTTCAGCGGCTGATCGACGAGACCGGAGAAGTGCCTGCTCTCAACCAGATCGAGCTGCATCCCCGGTTCACCCAGCCCGAACTGCGCGCCTTCCACGCCGAGTACGGGATTCTCACCGAGGCCTGGTCGCCACTCGGCCAGGGCACGATCCTGGACGATCCGACCATCGGCGCCATCGCCGAGGGCCACGGGGTGAGCGCAGCGCAGGTGATCCTGCGGTGGCATCTGCAGCTGGGCAACGTCGTCATCCCCAAGTCGGTGACGCCGGCGCGCATCGCGGCCAACTTCGATGTGTTCGGATTCGAACTCAGCACCGACGAGGTAGAGCGCATCACCGGGCTCGACGCGGCCGACGGTCGCATCGGCCCCGATCCGTCGACGTTCAATCTGCGCTAA